The Hyphomicrobiales bacterium DNA segment ATCGTAGTGCGACGCCATAAAAAAACACCTACAAAAGCCTGTTTTGGACACCAAGACAGGCTTTTACTTTATATATTTTAAAATTTACGGCTACAAACAAGGAGTTGTTAACTCTGTCACTATATTCTGGCAAACAACAAAACAAAAAATTGTCGGAAGCAAATGTTCAGTCCTCTAAAATCAAAAAGACAACGAGCTGATATGCCGAAATTGGACCGGCGTAGCTTCCAACGTGTCAAAATCAATACCCTTGGCCGTTACATGCTAGCCAACACGCAAGAGTTTCCGTGCCAAATACGGGATATGTCACCAGGTAGCTTGGCAATGACCTGCCCTGTTTCTGGCGAGCTTGGTGAAAAAATTATTGCTTATATTGATCACGTCGGTCGTGTAGAAGGCCAGATCACGCGCCTTTTTGACGGTGGCTTTGCCATGTCCATTGAGGCAACAAAGCATAAGCGCGAAAAACTTTCAGCTCAGCTTACTTGGCTGACAAACCGCCATGAGTTGAACCTTCCTGAAGATCGACGCCATGATCGTGAAGCGCCAAATAATCCATTTACAAAGGTAACTTTGACCACTGGACAAGAGCTAAACGCGAGAATTTTGGATATGTCCCTATCAGGTGCTGCCCTCTCATTCGATGTGAAGGTCGAAATTGGCACATTGTTGATGGTTGGCAAGGTCAGATCACGCGTTGTGCGCGTCTTTGAAGAAGGCGTCGCTGTTGAATTTGCCAAAGTGCAAGCAGGCGAACCCAAATAAATCCTCTGCAAGACAGTTTTTTCGTAAAAGCCGGCCCTCTTTAAGGCCGGCTTTTTCGTTTCAAGTGCATAAAAAATTGAAGCAGCACGATCTACGAAATCGTTTTCCTCTCAAAAAGAGCCATTTCGTAATCAATCATTCATCATGATAAACTGTGCGCAGATCTTTTTTAAAAAGAATTTGACGCCATTTTGGGTTCGATTTTTGTCTCGACCTCCCCTTTGAACAGCACTTCCTCATTTTCAAAAATGAATTTCAGCGCTATCCAGCCCAGAATATGGTGTCGATCGGGGCTAAAACATGCACGACTTCAAGGCAATTCATCAGCAATCTGACAATGACAAAAATCAGCGTTTCCACATCTATCCAACGCCATCGAAAAACAAACTAAACTATTGTAATAATTAAATTATTTTCAAAAAACACCCACCAAGAAACACCCCTTGTTGGCGCGACATTTCATCATCCCCCTATATAAGACACCTGCCTTCAGTGCCGTTAGATACAATTTTAGATAAAAATGAATCTATTTTGATTCTACTTTTCAGAAACTTTTCGAAACATTTGAATAAATACAACATCTAATTTTCTAGGTATTTGAATAAAAACAAGTATTAATTTGAATAAAATGCAGTAATGGATATTTTTCTGAAGTAAAAACATTCCGAATACATTTGGCTCCATCGAAATGTGGGAGTTTAGATATGTTTGGGACTACAAGATTTCTTATTAAATTCGCAGTAGCAGTTACACTTGTTACAACAGTAGCTAATCAAGCCGAAGCTAGTAATGGCGCGTTCATGAAAACTGCGGGTCAGACTAGTATTCCAATTGGCCATTACCAGTTCTGCAAAACAAGCCC contains these protein-coding regions:
- a CDS encoding PilZ domain-containing protein; the protein is MPKLDRRSFQRVKINTLGRYMLANTQEFPCQIRDMSPGSLAMTCPVSGELGEKIIAYIDHVGRVEGQITRLFDGGFAMSIEATKHKREKLSAQLTWLTNRHELNLPEDRRHDREAPNNPFTKVTLTTGQELNARILDMSLSGAALSFDVKVEIGTLLMVGKVRSRVVRVFEEGVAVEFAKVQAGEPK